A genomic region of Melanotaenia boesemani isolate fMelBoe1 chromosome 21, fMelBoe1.pri, whole genome shotgun sequence contains the following coding sequences:
- the dcakd gene encoding dephospho-CoA kinase domain-containing protein — MYLVGLTGGIASGKSTVSSMLRELGCPIIDADVVARKVVEPHTPAYSRIVYHFGPEILLENGEIDRQKLGQIIFANEEKRRLLNSITHPEIHKLMLKEILLYLLRGYRYVVLDVPLLFETRRLTKFLNHTVVVYCDPATQLQRLMQRDGLTQEQAKQRLAAQMPLNEKRGLANHVVENSGSREDTHRQVLRLHTKLEDSMDFLLVRVIAIAATAGLGGILLYAAKILLS, encoded by the exons ATGTACCTGGTGGGACTAACAGGGGGTATTGCCTCAGGGAAAAGCACTGTGTCTTCAATGCTGCGGGAGCTTGGGTGTCCCATCATTGATGCTGATGTTGTGGCCAGGAAAG TGGTGGAGCCGCACACTCCTGCATATTCCCGCATCGTCTACCACTTCGGGCCAGAGATTCTACTCGAGAAtggggagatcgacaggcagaaGCTGGGTCAAATCATCTTTGCCAATGAAGAAAAGAGGAGGCTGCTGAACTCCATCACCCACCCAGAGATTCACAAGCTGATGCTCAAAGAGATATTGTTGTACTTGCTTAGAG GGTACCGCTACGTGGTGCTGGATGTGCCCCTTCTCTTTGAAACCAGACGTCTCACTAAGTTTCTGAACCACACTGTAGTAGTTTACTG CGACCCTGCCACTCAGCTACAGCGCCTGATGCAGAGGGACGGCCTGACCCAGGAGCAGGCCAAGCAGCGGCTGGCTGCACAGATGCCGCTCAATGAAAAGCGCGGCTTGGCCAATCATGTTGTTGAGAACTCAGGCAGTCGGGAGGACACCCACCGGCAGGTCCTGCGGCTCCACACAAAGCTGGAGGACTCCATGGACTTCCTTTTAGTGAGGGTCATCGCCATCGCCGCCACTGCTGGTTTGGGTGGGATACTGCTCTATGCAGCAAAGATACTCCTGTCCTAA
- the pus3 gene encoding tRNA pseudouridine(38/39) synthase, translating to MSDALIQRVKELEAELEKLRSQLKESNGAGDDMEMMSSSSPKEITDCISDGNTSSRNKGRKKSSKDRPFDFAAHPRRHVALRLAYLGWVYQGFAVQENTDNTVEARLFEALLKTRLIQDRQSSNYHRCGRTDKGVSAFSQVITIDLRSTQFCGGQGVTLPENTDISTKSKAPVSELPYLKMLNRVLPQDIRILDWAPVAEGFSARFDCQWRTYRYYFPRGSLDVVLMADAAKRYEGTHDFRNLCKMDVGNGVLQFERTILSATVTPVQPQNVSGTDQYDLFMFEIKGLAFLYHQVRCMMAVLLLIGQKLEAPNIIEQLLDVEKNPRKPQYSMAVDYPLVLYDCHFEGLIWQQDSEEMNHVLSSLQQHWTQSAVRAHLLNGMIQGLEDRGGVSSNHCWLVEGSRQRNYRPLLERPCCESLESRINHFVKRGRLEREEGESGSEMIHRGKKSKHSHNTSSQPITPEMRSLDHKADD from the exons ATGTCAGATGCTTTAATTCAGAGAGTAAAGGAGCTAGAAGCAGAGCTGGAAAAGCTCAGGTCCCAGTTGAAGGAGAGCAATGGAGCTGGAGATGACATGGAAATGATGTCCAGTTCATCTCCTAAAGAAATCACAGACTGTATCTCTGATGGGAACACCAGCAGCAGGAACAAGGGGAGAAAGAAATCAAGCAAAGACCGTCCCTTTGACTTTGCCGCACACCCCCGGCGCCATGTGGCCCTGCGGCTGGCTTACTTGGGATGGGTCTACCAGGGGTTTGCAGTTCAGGAGAACACAGACAACACCGTGGAGGCCAGACTCTTTGAAGCTTTGCTGAAGACCCGGTTGATTCAGGACCGACAGAGCTCCAATTACCACCGCTGTGGTCGCACTGATAAAGGAGTCAGTGCGTTTTCTCAG GTTATAACTATTGACTTGCGCTCAACACAGTTTTGTGGAGGGCAGGGAGTCACACTCCCTGAAAACACTGACATCAGCACCAAATCGAAAGCTCCAGTGTCTGAGCTCCCATATCTGAAGATGCTAAACAGAGTGCTGCCGCAAGATATTCGGATCTTGGACTGGGCACCAGTAGCCGAAGGTTTCAGTGCACGTTTCGACTGCCAGTGGCGCACGTATCGTTACTACTTCCCTCGAGGATCCTTGGACGTGGTGTTGATGGCAGATGCTGCAAAAAG ATACGAGGGGACACATGACTTTCGTAACCTGTGCAAAATGGATGTGGGCAACGGAGTCCTGCAGTTTGAGAGGACCATCTTATCAGCCACAGTCACTCCTGTCCAACCTCAAAATGTCTCTGGCACAGACCAGTATGATCTTTTCATGTTTGAGATCAAAGGATTGGCCTTCCTTTATCACCAG GTACGCTGCATGATGGCAGTGCTTCTTTTAATTGGGCAGAAGCTAGAAGCTCCAAACATAATTGAACAACTTCTGGATGTTGAGAAAAATCCCAGGAAGCCCCAGTACAG CATGGCGGTGGACTACCCTCTGGTGCTGTACGACTGCCACTTTGAAGGTCTGATCTGGCAGCAGGACTCTGAAGAGATGAATCACGTTTTGTCGTCGCTTCAGCAGCACTGGACCCAGAGTGCAGTCAGGGCTCATCTTCTAAACGGGATGATCCAGGGTTTGGAAGACAGAG GCGGTGTGTCCTCTAACCATTGTTGGCTGGTAGAAGGCAGCAGGCAGAGGAACTACCGACCGCTCCTGGAGCGTCCATGCTGCGAGAGCCTGGAGTCACGGATAAACCACTTTGTTAAAAGAGGCAGATTGGAGAGAGAGGAAGGGGAGAGTGGAAGTGAAATGAtccacagaggaaaaaaatccaaacattcCCATAATACTTCTAGTCAGCCTATTACCCCAGAGATGCGAAGTCTGGATCACAAAGCAGACGATTAG